The Cellulomonas oligotrophica sequence ACGACGTTCTTGCCGTCCGACACCGCGTTGAGCCCCAGGGCGGCGGCGTCGGTGTCGGTCGCGAGGATCGCGTCGGGGAACATCGTGCGCAGCACGGCGCGCGAGCCGGGCGAGAACGCCGGCGGGTAGTACGCGATCTGGGGGTCGCCCGCGTCGGAGGAGAGCACGGCGAGCGCGGTGTCGAGGTGGTAGTACCGCGGGTCCACCAGGTGCAGCGAGACCACGGGCCGGCCGAAGAGCTCCTGCGCCTCGGCGTGCGCGGCGCGCTCGGTGCGGAACCCCGTGCCGGCCAGGACGACGTCACCGACCGTCAGCAGGTCGCCCTCGCCCTCGTTGGTGCGCTCGGCGGTGTGCGTGACGAACCCGCGGTCGACGAACCACTTCTCGTACGCGGGGCCCTCGGGCTGGCGCTCCGGGTGACGGAACGCGGCGGAGTAGACGACGCCGTCGACGACGGTCGCCCCGTTGGCCGCGTAGACCATGTCGGGCAGGCCCGGCAGGGGGTCGATCGTGTCGACCGTGTGGCCGAGCTCGAGGTACGTGTCGCGCAGCGTGCGCCACTGGCGCAGCGCGAGCTCGACGTCGGTGTACCGGGTCTTGTCCATCCACGGGTTGATCTCGTACGAGACCGTGTAGTGCACGGGCTCGCACATGAGGTAGTGGCGGGCGGTGGCCTGGCGCTGGACGGCGGGCACGGTGCTCCTCGTCGGTCGGGGTTGCGGGTCGGCACGAGCGTACGAGCGCGCCGACGCAGGACCCGACAGGTCGCGTTGCGGCTCTGCGACGATCTGTTGCGTCGGATCGGGGGACGCCGGTGATCCGTTGTGTCGAAACCGTCCCGTAACACCGATGCCCTGCGCACCGCGGGCGGCGGTCGGGTCCGGGCGTCCCCGGCGCCGTCGTCCCCGCGGCCGGTCTCAGCGCGCGGTGCCGCCCTCGAGCTCGCGGGCCGCGCGGGCCAGCACCACCCGGAGCATGACGAGCAGCGGCAGC is a genomic window containing:
- the ddaH gene encoding dimethylargininase is translated as MCEPVHYTVSYEINPWMDKTRYTDVELALRQWRTLRDTYLELGHTVDTIDPLPGLPDMVYAANGATVVDGVVYSAAFRHPERQPEGPAYEKWFVDRGFVTHTAERTNEGEGDLLTVGDVVLAGTGFRTERAAHAEAQELFGRPVVSLHLVDPRYYHLDTALAVLSSDAGDPQIAYYPPAFSPGSRAVLRTMFPDAILATDTDAAALGLNAVSDGKNVVVAPGATDLAAQLRERGWEPIPVDTSELLKGGGGAKCCTLEIRR